Proteins encoded within one genomic window of Bacteroides sedimenti:
- a CDS encoding SusD/RagB family nutrient-binding outer membrane lipoprotein translates to MKKYKSLLMSALLGSLVIFSGCREEFADLNSNPSDVVKAEPSYLFAQAVINFEPSGYTYWFYNAAMTYRWGQMGVPTTGFNSTYTETTATGEQGGQYISVLNYARDLEHLRSTMSKEESAKYANMAACIDVLTAYLGVFDSDMYGDRPFIDACRARYGGTLTPEYDKIETLYTLWLSMLDDAVKTLTTSTNQTFPTNQDVIYKGDASKWAKLANSLRLKIAVRLLAQNKAKALEIASTVANASCGVLDGTSDNFVFNKAKSVTANDGDKVYHWSNGFLQGTAPSQRVINFMIKNKDPRVRFFYQKNQWSSKVVQAFFDAGKDVPKYVLDNVVYTENGGKKTFVQWKGMGEPWVRYYGLPVEMNAQYDSNNADYFDSNRFKLTSTRSYQPFSMFQQEMIIGRIDFTLPTLPGDPVIQDTNDNPWYGMYMSTAEVNLYLAELKLLGANLPQSASTYFNKAIRASVEEYDRLASLNKIPYYGTTYGYDPNEVAIDLKSGEIDAMASNPDYQLTGDKASDLEKVYIQELLHFTLFPCDQFVTVRRSGCPKEGSTLIKWENFGSVVPNNAIPRRFEVGSPSPTDLMYDVLIKAYKSQGFTPGSNQSGTLLNSERVWQDKGAPQFGAGPAL, encoded by the coding sequence ATGAAAAAATATAAATCATTATTAATGTCTGCCCTTCTTGGCTCTCTTGTAATCTTTTCCGGATGCCGTGAAGAATTTGCAGATTTAAATTCCAACCCCTCTGATGTAGTCAAAGCAGAGCCCTCATATCTATTTGCTCAGGCAGTTATCAATTTTGAACCGTCCGGTTATACCTATTGGTTCTACAACGCAGCTATGACATACAGATGGGGACAAATGGGAGTACCGACTACAGGATTTAACTCTACTTACACTGAAACAACTGCTACAGGCGAGCAAGGAGGACAATATATCAGTGTATTGAATTATGCACGTGATCTGGAACATTTACGTTCAACCATGTCTAAAGAAGAATCGGCCAAATATGCTAATATGGCAGCATGTATAGATGTACTAACAGCATATCTTGGAGTTTTTGATAGTGACATGTATGGTGACAGACCATTTATTGACGCTTGTCGTGCCCGCTATGGAGGTACACTAACTCCGGAATATGATAAAATTGAGACTCTGTATACACTATGGTTAAGCATGTTGGATGATGCTGTAAAAACATTGACCACATCTACCAACCAGACCTTCCCAACAAATCAAGATGTAATCTATAAGGGTGACGCATCAAAATGGGCAAAATTGGCAAACTCTTTGAGATTGAAAATTGCTGTTCGTTTATTAGCTCAGAATAAAGCGAAAGCGTTAGAGATTGCTTCAACAGTAGCAAATGCATCTTGTGGCGTGCTCGATGGAACAAGTGACAACTTTGTTTTCAACAAAGCAAAATCTGTAACTGCTAATGACGGTGACAAAGTATACCATTGGAGCAATGGATTCTTACAGGGCACTGCACCAAGTCAAAGAGTTATCAACTTCATGATTAAGAATAAAGACCCACGTGTAAGATTCTTCTATCAGAAAAATCAATGGAGTTCTAAAGTTGTTCAAGCTTTCTTTGACGCTGGAAAAGATGTTCCAAAATATGTATTAGACAATGTGGTGTATACTGAAAATGGCGGTAAAAAAACATTCGTTCAGTGGAAAGGTATGGGCGAACCTTGGGTACGTTACTATGGACTCCCAGTTGAAATGAATGCTCAATATGATAGCAATAATGCAGACTATTTCGATTCAAATCGTTTTAAACTGACTTCAACTCGTAGCTATCAACCGTTCTCTATGTTCCAGCAGGAAATGATTATCGGTAGAATTGACTTTACCTTGCCAACACTACCTGGCGATCCAGTTATTCAGGATACCAATGATAATCCTTGGTATGGTATGTATATGTCAACAGCTGAAGTGAACTTATACCTTGCAGAATTAAAATTGTTAGGAGCAAACTTACCTCAGAGTGCAAGTACCTATTTCAACAAAGCAATCAGAGCTTCTGTTGAGGAATACGACCGTTTGGCAAGCTTGAATAAGATTCCTTACTACGGAACAACATATGGCTATGATCCAAATGAAGTTGCCATTGACCTTAAGAGTGGCGAAATTGATGCTATGGCGTCTAACCCAGATTATCAACTTACAGGTGACAAAGCAAGCGATTTAGAGAAAGTTTATATTCAGGAACTTCTTCATTTCACTTTGTTCCCATGCGATCAGTTTGTAACTGTTCGTCGTTCAGGTTGCCCTAAAGAAGGTTCAACATTGATTAAATGGGAAAACTTTGGTTCCGTAGTTCCAAATAATGCTATACCTCGTCGCTTCGAGGTTGGTTCACCATCACCGACTGACTTGATGTATGATGTACTGATTAAAGCTTATAAGTCACAAGGTTTCACTCCGGGTTCTAACCAAAGCGGGACATTGCTCAATAGTGAAAGAGTATGGCAAGATAAGGGAGCTCCTCAATTCGGAGCAGGTCCTGCACTATAA
- a CDS encoding SusC/RagA family TonB-linked outer membrane protein translates to MKKKAEFSSFFFKKVFVLILSLVSVTAMAQTLTVKGTVKDPSGESIIGANISVQGTTNGTITDMDGNYVLSKVPSKGKLVFSFLGMESQVVEVNGQTTINITLKESSQILKEVVVTALGIKRETKALGYAVTELNGDQLNANVINPVAALQGKVAGVEIAQSDGGMFGSTKILIRGASTLGKNNQPIYVVDGIILDNAISKSGDADWNQAANDYGNELKNLNPDDFETVSVLKGAAATALYGSRGLNGAVVITTKSGTKNKGIGVHLSQTFGVDYVFAQPDLQNVYGDGAFSGYVDYGKKDSNGNYYRFDNKHQFFTNADGKNTVLSSDWQGAGFGPAFDGSNIEYYDHTYRPYNAVKNNFKDTYDLGFNSNTNVAISGGNDKTTFYTSLSYKYNEGTLPNNSFNRLSAMAKASHDITSKVNLEASITFANSNPKNAQPNVGEYYIDGTWPRAYDPSYFKHKYKGNHGGLASTDFGDEYGTVPGRSLWWNVYENEYTQKETSVRPGLILNAKITDWVSFRAEGTYNYYYRRSEEKDLGTGYANTNSGYYGMNMYTKEQTNFNAAFNFNKPLGDWYVGGFVRGEYYNNIEQATSMNTSGGLIVPGQYFLGNSKDAVSYNGNISGQKRMLSVAFQGSVSWKNQVYLDVTGRNDWSSALVYSDKHGDYSYFYPSVSGSWLLHETFKLPSAISFAKVRASWAQVGNDTDPYIINTAYSLGTSNTLNGNVYSLSLNNTVFSNNLKPERKNAWEVGLDWRFFNNRIGLDATYYKENTKNQIMTISVPYVSGISAQKINAGNIQNQGVELALNTVPFQNKDWKWTLDFTYTKNQNKIISLHKNVADYITLDGTPDYGNYRIGSVAKVGYSYGILMSDSKKAIDEKTGLPILKWSDSNRYAYYARSGKVEEVGSMIPDFLGSLSTSLSYKNWSINASFDMRFGGYVASYGSRYGTAYGYTKASLRYSAPEYGGTTWTSKFDNLTYDDGVIPEGIFPAGTKITQADGSSYTVATGGETFKDLLGKGKIEPTHASIWNYRVNSWGQGVVNDDWVSKLNYIALREVSLNYRVPDSFSRKLKANSINLTLTGRNLGYLLNNMPNGENPESVRGTSATEFRVRTFSGYTANYMFTINANF, encoded by the coding sequence ATGAAAAAAAAAGCAGAATTTAGTTCTTTCTTTTTTAAGAAAGTCTTTGTGCTCATTCTATCGTTAGTTTCTGTCACAGCAATGGCACAAACATTGACTGTAAAAGGAACTGTAAAAGATCCGTCAGGTGAATCGATTATCGGAGCGAACATCTCAGTCCAAGGGACAACAAACGGTACAATTACTGATATGGATGGTAATTATGTACTTTCAAAAGTACCCTCAAAAGGGAAATTAGTTTTCTCTTTCCTTGGCATGGAATCTCAAGTTGTTGAAGTAAATGGACAAACCACAATTAACATTACATTGAAAGAGAGTTCACAAATACTTAAGGAAGTTGTGGTTACAGCTTTAGGTATCAAACGTGAAACAAAAGCACTTGGATATGCAGTTACAGAATTAAACGGCGACCAGTTGAATGCAAATGTTATCAACCCTGTTGCAGCTTTGCAAGGTAAAGTTGCCGGTGTTGAAATTGCACAATCAGACGGTGGTATGTTCGGTTCTACTAAGATTTTGATCCGTGGTGCTTCTACCTTGGGTAAAAATAATCAGCCAATCTATGTTGTTGACGGGATTATTTTAGATAATGCCATTTCAAAATCAGGAGATGCTGACTGGAATCAAGCTGCAAATGACTATGGTAATGAATTAAAGAATCTGAACCCAGACGATTTTGAAACTGTTTCTGTACTGAAAGGTGCAGCTGCAACAGCTCTTTATGGATCACGCGGTCTTAATGGTGCCGTAGTAATCACTACCAAGAGTGGAACAAAGAATAAAGGTATCGGCGTTCATTTATCACAAACTTTTGGTGTAGACTACGTTTTTGCACAACCAGACCTTCAGAATGTTTATGGTGACGGTGCATTTTCTGGTTATGTAGATTATGGAAAAAAAGATTCTAATGGCAACTATTATCGTTTTGATAATAAACATCAGTTTTTCACTAATGCAGATGGTAAAAATACTGTATTAAGTAGCGACTGGCAAGGTGCTGGATTCGGTCCAGCATTCGATGGTTCAAACATTGAATACTACGACCATACATACAGACCGTACAATGCTGTTAAAAACAACTTTAAAGACACTTATGATCTCGGCTTTAACAGCAATACAAACGTAGCAATAAGTGGTGGTAACGATAAAACAACTTTCTACACATCTTTGTCATACAAATATAATGAAGGAACATTGCCAAACAACAGTTTTAATCGTTTATCAGCGATGGCAAAAGCATCTCATGATATTACAAGCAAAGTGAATCTTGAAGCCAGTATCACATTTGCCAATTCAAATCCAAAGAATGCACAACCTAACGTTGGTGAATATTATATCGATGGAACATGGCCACGTGCATATGACCCTAGTTACTTTAAACATAAATATAAAGGTAATCATGGTGGGCTTGCAAGCACCGACTTTGGTGACGAATATGGAACAGTACCAGGACGTAGTTTATGGTGGAATGTTTATGAGAACGAATACACTCAGAAAGAGACATCTGTTCGTCCGGGACTAATCTTAAATGCAAAAATAACAGATTGGGTAAGTTTCAGAGCTGAAGGTACTTATAACTACTACTATCGCAGATCTGAAGAGAAGGATTTAGGGACTGGATATGCAAATACAAATTCTGGTTACTATGGAATGAACATGTACACTAAGGAACAAACCAATTTCAACGCAGCATTCAATTTCAACAAACCATTAGGTGATTGGTACGTTGGTGGTTTTGTTCGTGGTGAATATTACAACAACATTGAACAAGCTACTTCAATGAATACATCTGGAGGATTGATTGTTCCTGGACAATATTTCTTAGGAAATTCTAAAGACGCCGTCAGCTATAATGGAAATATCTCAGGACAAAAGAGAATGTTATCAGTAGCATTCCAGGGAAGTGTTAGTTGGAAAAACCAGGTTTATTTAGATGTAACAGGACGTAATGACTGGTCATCTGCATTGGTTTACTCTGATAAGCATGGAGACTATTCATACTTCTATCCATCAGTTTCCGGATCATGGTTACTACACGAAACCTTTAAGTTACCAAGCGCTATTTCTTTTGCAAAAGTTCGCGCATCATGGGCACAGGTAGGTAATGATACAGATCCTTATATTATTAACACGGCCTATTCTCTTGGTACATCCAATACCTTAAACGGAAATGTTTATTCGTTGTCATTGAATAATACTGTATTTTCGAATAATCTGAAACCTGAACGTAAAAATGCTTGGGAAGTAGGACTTGACTGGCGTTTCTTCAATAACAGAATTGGTCTGGATGCAACATACTATAAGGAAAATACAAAGAATCAGATTATGACGATCTCAGTACCTTATGTATCAGGTATCAGTGCACAGAAAATCAATGCCGGTAATATCCAAAATCAGGGTGTAGAATTGGCACTGAATACAGTTCCTTTCCAAAACAAGGACTGGAAGTGGACATTAGACTTCACATACACCAAGAATCAGAATAAGATTATTTCATTACACAAGAATGTAGCAGACTACATTACACTTGATGGTACTCCAGACTATGGTAACTATCGTATCGGTTCTGTTGCCAAAGTAGGTTATTCTTATGGTATCCTGATGTCAGATTCTAAAAAAGCAATTGATGAAAAGACTGGTTTGCCAATCCTGAAATGGAGCGATTCAAATCGTTATGCATATTATGCAAGAAGTGGAAAAGTGGAAGAGGTAGGTTCAATGATTCCTGATTTCCTTGGATCATTATCAACTAGTCTGAGCTATAAAAACTGGAGCATCAACGCTTCATTTGATATGAGATTCGGAGGCTATGTCGCTTCTTATGGTTCTAGATATGGTACAGCTTACGGCTATACAAAAGCTTCATTAAGATACTCAGCTCCCGAATATGGTGGTACAACCTGGACTTCTAAGTTCGATAATTTAACTTATGACGATGGCGTAATTCCTGAAGGTATTTTCCCAGCAGGAACAAAGATTACTCAGGCCGACGGAAGTTCTTATACAGTTGCTACAGGTGGTGAAACATTCAAAGACTTGTTAGGAAAAGGTAAGATTGAACCAACACATGCATCAATCTGGAACTACCGTGTAAATAGTTGGGGACAAGGTGTTGTTAATGACGACTGGGTTTCAAAATTAAACTATATCGCATTACGTGAAGTATCATTGAACTATCGTGTACCTGATAGCTTCAGCCGAAAGCTGAAAGCCAACAGCATTAACCTGACTCTTACAGGACGTAACCTTGGTTACCTTCTGAATAACATGCCTAACGGTGAAAATCCTGAATCTGTTCGTGGTACATCTGCTACAGAATTCCGCGTACGTACATTCTCTGGATATACAGCGAACTACATGTTCACAATTAATGCTAATTTCTAA
- the thiL gene encoding thiamine-phosphate kinase translates to MQERKRTEIATLGEFGLINHLTEGIEIKNESTIYGVGDDAAVLSYPEKQVLVTTDLLMEGVHFDLTYVPLKHLGYKAAIVNISDIYAMNGSPKQMIISIALSKRFCIEDMEDLYAGLRIACEEHDVDIVGGDTSSSMTGLAISITCIGEADKEKVVYRHGAKDTDLVCVSGDLGAAYMGLQLLEREKAVLKGEKDMQPDFAGKEYLLERQLKPAARKDIIEKLAKLNIVPTSMMDISDGLSSEMMHICTQSKVGCRIYEERIPIDYQTAVMAEEFNMNLTTCALNGGEDYELLFTVPIADHDKVAEIEGVKLIGHITKQELGCALITRDGQEFELKAQGWNALK, encoded by the coding sequence ATGCAAGAAAGAAAAAGAACAGAAATAGCAACTTTAGGAGAATTTGGACTTATCAACCATTTGACCGAGGGGATTGAGATAAAGAACGAATCGACTATATACGGCGTTGGCGACGATGCAGCAGTACTCTCATATCCTGAAAAGCAAGTGTTGGTTACAACCGATCTGCTAATGGAAGGCGTCCATTTCGATTTAACATACGTTCCTTTAAAACATTTGGGATACAAGGCCGCCATCGTGAATATATCTGATATATACGCAATGAACGGAAGTCCCAAACAGATGATTATTTCCATCGCCCTATCCAAAAGATTCTGCATTGAAGATATGGAAGATCTCTATGCCGGACTGAGAATTGCCTGCGAAGAGCATGATGTAGATATAGTTGGCGGTGACACCTCCTCTTCAATGACAGGACTTGCAATAAGCATTACCTGCATTGGTGAAGCTGACAAGGAAAAGGTAGTCTACCGTCACGGGGCAAAAGATACCGATCTGGTTTGTGTAAGCGGTGACTTGGGGGCAGCATATATGGGACTTCAACTTTTGGAAAGAGAAAAAGCGGTATTAAAAGGTGAAAAAGATATGCAACCCGACTTTGCCGGAAAGGAATATTTGCTTGAAAGGCAGTTGAAACCAGCTGCACGCAAAGATATCATCGAAAAACTGGCTAAGTTGAACATCGTTCCCACCTCCATGATGGACATCTCCGATGGGCTATCATCGGAGATGATGCATATCTGCACGCAAAGCAAGGTAGGTTGTCGCATCTATGAAGAACGTATCCCTATTGATTACCAAACAGCGGTTATGGCAGAAGAATTCAATATGAATCTTACAACCTGTGCTCTGAATGGCGGAGAAGATTACGAGCTTCTTTTCACAGTTCCCATTGCCGACCATGATAAAGTTGCGGAAATTGAAGGGGTAAAACTGATAGGACATATCACAAAACAAGAACTTGGATGCGCTTTAATCACAAGAGACGGTCAGGAATTTGAATTAAAAGCGCAAGGATGGAATGCATTAAAATAA